The following are from one region of the Microbacterium sp. BK668 genome:
- a CDS encoding glycosyl hydrolase encodes MAEQAPPAPGPLADLWRAFADPPDDARPRAWWHWMDGNIDPAGIERDLEWLHGAGVRGVQLFDGGVGVPLVVPEPVRPGTDAWTEALDTASRTAAGLGLEFAVATSSGWSAAGGPWVEPADAMKKVVWSELVVDGGGPVDVELPPLPSVAGPFQDAAPWGADPREPWAVDWRVLAFPADRVHERLIPARVTGSVAIADAAPLVDGSFQDAVSLPRDPDAWSSAWLEQEFDRPVTVGSVTVGLPGPRGFGAAPSPDAVLQASDDGALYRDVVVLPASTVPARTAAFPPVTARRFRLVVSGASAADALPPLSDGVRRPPVLRRSDAFVVSEFALRAGGRVHQAEVKAAFGVVPDFYAVDTAAAAGTAAVSPGDVHDLTGLAGADRVTWEAPPGRWQLLRLGASLTGQTNGPAPRDATGLEVDKLDGRRVATYLGTHLERFAPGRYDALLSDSIEAGPQNWTDGIAERFRSMRGYDPTPWLPALAGYVVGGAEASDRFLYDYRRTISELLATEYYGALAAEARARGMAYYAEALEDRRPQLGDDLAMRSHADVPMGAMWTFDPDDGPKPTYVADLKGASSVAHVYGRRWTGAEAFSSFDRPWASTPRSLKHVADLQLALGVTRFCIHTSPHQPVAAPPPGIALAPFLGQAFTRNETWAAMARPWIDYLARCSAVLSSGEPAVDIAVFIGEEAPVTGLFGEAFDASVPDGFDFDYLGVDGLGMLDVDEGRLVAAGARYRVLYLGGSSRRLTVGALRRIRDLLDAGATVVGTRPEGSPSLGDDDDEFARLCDEIWALPRARGRIVPTGDLGAALEELGIEPELRIVGAALRTIARRIDGRRVTFLANPTAAEVRARVRMPRSVDAVSAWDPVEVRSRRLAEAETPEDARVFEVLLPPFGSVFLVPDSGGSLQDEGADERATTPQQPQVDAGTRGGAAECAVDRRPIGGPWTLELPGREPVTLGDRPRMWTELDADARGFSGVGLYRARFQLEPGTADERMLIDLGQVGDLARVRVNGVDCGVAWTAPFRVDVTDALAGGSNGIEVEVATPWRNRLIAEAAAPSGRVFAPMTEVFEPTAAPLPAGLAGPVELVVEKGV; translated from the coding sequence GTGGCAGAGCAGGCACCCCCCGCGCCCGGACCCCTCGCGGACCTCTGGAGAGCGTTCGCGGATCCGCCCGATGACGCCCGCCCCCGCGCCTGGTGGCACTGGATGGACGGGAACATCGATCCGGCCGGCATCGAGCGCGACCTCGAGTGGCTGCACGGGGCCGGGGTGCGTGGGGTTCAGCTCTTCGACGGCGGCGTGGGGGTGCCGCTCGTCGTGCCCGAGCCGGTGCGCCCGGGGACGGATGCCTGGACCGAGGCGCTGGATACGGCATCCCGCACGGCGGCCGGCCTGGGCCTCGAGTTCGCGGTCGCGACCTCGTCGGGGTGGAGCGCCGCCGGCGGCCCCTGGGTCGAGCCGGCGGATGCCATGAAGAAGGTCGTGTGGTCGGAGCTCGTCGTCGACGGCGGCGGTCCGGTCGACGTGGAGCTGCCGCCGCTCCCCTCGGTCGCCGGCCCCTTCCAGGATGCCGCGCCGTGGGGCGCCGATCCGCGCGAGCCGTGGGCGGTGGACTGGCGCGTGCTGGCCTTTCCCGCCGACCGCGTCCACGAGAGGCTGATCCCCGCGCGAGTGACGGGATCGGTGGCCATTGCGGATGCCGCGCCCCTCGTGGACGGCTCGTTCCAGGATGCCGTCTCGCTTCCGCGCGACCCCGACGCCTGGTCGTCGGCCTGGCTCGAGCAGGAGTTCGACCGGCCCGTCACCGTCGGCTCCGTGACCGTCGGCCTCCCCGGCCCGCGCGGGTTCGGCGCCGCGCCGTCTCCCGACGCGGTGCTCCAGGCGAGCGACGACGGCGCCCTCTACCGCGACGTCGTCGTGCTTCCCGCGTCGACCGTCCCCGCGCGCACGGCGGCCTTCCCGCCCGTCACGGCCCGCCGCTTCCGGCTCGTCGTGTCGGGGGCGAGCGCCGCCGATGCCCTGCCTCCGCTCTCGGACGGGGTCCGCCGACCGCCCGTGCTGCGTCGCAGCGACGCCTTCGTCGTGTCGGAGTTCGCCCTTCGCGCCGGCGGCCGTGTGCATCAGGCCGAGGTCAAGGCCGCGTTCGGGGTCGTGCCCGACTTCTACGCCGTGGACACCGCCGCCGCCGCGGGGACCGCCGCCGTCTCTCCCGGCGACGTGCACGACCTGACCGGCCTTGCCGGCGCGGACCGCGTCACGTGGGAGGCGCCGCCCGGGCGGTGGCAGCTGCTCCGGCTCGGGGCATCCCTCACGGGCCAGACCAACGGGCCGGCGCCGCGGGACGCCACCGGACTCGAGGTCGACAAGCTCGACGGGCGCCGCGTCGCCACCTACCTCGGGACGCACCTCGAGCGCTTCGCTCCCGGCCGGTACGACGCCCTGCTGAGCGACAGCATCGAGGCCGGCCCGCAGAACTGGACCGACGGCATCGCCGAGCGCTTCCGGAGCATGCGCGGCTACGACCCGACCCCGTGGCTGCCGGCGCTCGCGGGATACGTCGTCGGCGGAGCCGAGGCATCCGATCGCTTCCTCTACGACTACCGGCGCACGATCAGCGAGCTGCTGGCGACCGAGTACTACGGCGCGCTCGCCGCGGAGGCCCGCGCGCGAGGGATGGCGTACTACGCCGAGGCTCTGGAGGATCGCCGTCCGCAGCTCGGCGACGACCTGGCGATGCGCTCGCACGCCGACGTCCCGATGGGGGCGATGTGGACCTTCGACCCCGACGACGGGCCGAAGCCGACGTATGTCGCCGATCTGAAGGGAGCGTCGTCCGTCGCCCACGTCTACGGCAGGCGATGGACGGGAGCGGAGGCCTTCTCGAGCTTCGACCGCCCGTGGGCCTCGACGCCGCGGAGCCTCAAGCACGTCGCCGACCTCCAGCTCGCGCTCGGGGTGACGCGCTTCTGCATCCACACGTCCCCTCACCAGCCCGTCGCCGCTCCGCCGCCCGGCATCGCCCTCGCTCCCTTCCTGGGTCAGGCGTTCACGCGGAACGAGACGTGGGCGGCGATGGCGCGCCCGTGGATCGACTACCTCGCGCGCTGCTCGGCGGTGCTCTCCTCCGGCGAGCCGGCCGTCGACATCGCCGTCTTCATCGGCGAGGAGGCGCCGGTCACCGGCCTCTTCGGCGAGGCCTTCGACGCGTCGGTGCCCGACGGCTTCGACTTCGACTACCTCGGCGTCGACGGGCTCGGCATGCTCGACGTGGACGAGGGCCGCCTCGTCGCGGCGGGAGCGCGGTATCGCGTGCTGTATCTCGGCGGGTCGAGCCGGCGCCTGACCGTCGGGGCGCTGCGGAGGATCCGTGACCTGCTCGACGCCGGCGCGACGGTGGTCGGGACGCGTCCGGAGGGATCGCCGTCGCTCGGCGACGACGATGACGAGTTCGCACGTCTCTGCGACGAGATCTGGGCGCTCCCGCGCGCCCGAGGGCGGATCGTTCCGACGGGCGACCTGGGCGCGGCCCTGGAAGAGCTCGGAATCGAGCCGGAGCTCCGCATCGTGGGCGCGGCGCTGCGGACGATCGCGCGGCGCATCGACGGGCGGCGGGTGACGTTCCTCGCCAATCCCACCGCCGCGGAGGTGCGCGCGCGTGTGCGGATGCCGCGGTCGGTCGACGCCGTCAGCGCGTGGGACCCCGTCGAGGTGCGCTCGCGCCGGCTTGCCGAAGCGGAGACCCCCGAGGATGCGCGGGTGTTCGAGGTCCTGCTGCCGCCGTTCGGCTCGGTCTTCCTCGTTCCGGACTCGGGCGGCTCGCTCCAGGACGAGGGCGCGGACGAGCGCGCGACGACCCCTCAGCAGCCGCAGGTCGACGCGGGGACGCGAGGTGGAGCCGCCGAGTGCGCCGTCGATCGCCGTCCCATCGGGGGCCCGTGGACGCTCGAGCTCCCGGGGCGAGAACCTGTCACCCTGGGCGACCGTCCGCGGATGTGGACCGAGCTCGACGCCGACGCGCGCGGCTTCTCCGGGGTCGGGCTGTACCGGGCCCGCTTCCAGCTCGAACCCGGCACCGCGGACGAGCGGATGCTGATCGATCTGGGGCAGGTCGGCGACCTCGCGCGCGTCCGCGTCAACGGCGTCGACTGCGGTGTCGCGTGGACAGCCCCCTTCCGGGTCGACGTGACCGACGCGCTGGCCGGCGGGAGCAACGGGATCGAAGTCGAGGTGGCGACGCCGTGGCGGAATCGCCTCATCGCCGAGGCAGCCGCTCCGTCAGGTCGAGTGTTCGCCCCGATGACCGAGGTGTTCGAGCCCACAGCCGCGCCTCTCCCCGCGGGCCTCGCGGGGCCGGTCGAGCTCGTCGTGGAAAAGGGCGTGTGA
- a CDS encoding sugar ABC transporter permease, producing MTVTIERDATRTLTVPPDARHTPRPRGRKPLISYGHWWWALPAIVLVIGVHYAATLTGGFFAFTNWTGLGDWEFIGFQNFVRIFQDPTLLGSVWNTLFLAFGSVILTNVFGLGFALAINRTLKSRYVLRTLLFLPVVLSPLAVAYIWKFIFQFNGPLNGFFALIGLPDLQKVWLADPTWSIWAILITVVWQQTGFVMVIYLAGLASVPVEIEEAAALDGANIWQRFLHVTVPAIRPSIAIATTLGIIQGLRIFDQIFALTGGGPAGATETLATQVYKQAFSLGQFGFGSALALVLTLIILVFAIMQQFATRDRDAVGRA from the coding sequence ATGACAGTGACGATCGAGCGCGACGCTACTCGCACCCTCACGGTGCCCCCGGACGCACGGCATACCCCGCGCCCCCGCGGCCGCAAGCCGCTCATCAGCTACGGCCACTGGTGGTGGGCCCTCCCCGCCATCGTCCTGGTCATCGGCGTGCACTACGCCGCGACCCTCACGGGCGGCTTCTTCGCCTTCACGAACTGGACGGGCCTGGGCGACTGGGAGTTCATCGGATTCCAGAACTTCGTCCGCATCTTCCAGGACCCGACGCTGCTCGGGTCGGTCTGGAACACGCTCTTCCTCGCGTTCGGCAGCGTGATCCTGACCAATGTCTTCGGACTCGGGTTCGCCCTCGCGATCAACCGCACGCTCAAGTCCCGCTACGTCCTTCGCACGCTCCTGTTCCTGCCCGTCGTCCTCAGCCCGCTCGCCGTCGCGTACATCTGGAAGTTCATCTTCCAGTTCAACGGACCGCTCAACGGCTTCTTCGCCCTCATCGGCCTTCCCGACCTCCAGAAGGTGTGGCTCGCCGACCCGACCTGGTCGATCTGGGCGATCCTCATCACGGTGGTCTGGCAGCAGACGGGCTTCGTCATGGTGATCTACCTGGCCGGCCTCGCCTCGGTTCCCGTGGAGATCGAAGAGGCTGCCGCGCTCGACGGCGCCAACATCTGGCAGCGCTTCCTGCACGTCACGGTCCCCGCGATCCGCCCCTCGATCGCCATCGCCACGACGCTCGGCATCATCCAGGGCCTGCGCATCTTCGACCAGATCTTCGCCCTCACGGGCGGCGGTCCGGCGGGGGCGACCGAGACGCTCGCGACCCAGGTCTACAAGCAGGCTTTCTCGCTCGGGCAGTTCGGCTTCGGCTCCGCGCTCGCGCTCGTCCTGACCCTCATCATCCTCGTCTTCGCCATCATGCAGCAGTTCGCGACCCGCGACCGCGACGCCGTCGGAAGGGCCTGA
- a CDS encoding carbohydrate ABC transporter permease — MFRYTKLTAVREALIWVITLIWLLPFYFLVATAFKGDQEALTTSAVAPPQSLDFSAFVEVLTTGGRNSIPLSILNSVIITAGAIAGLVLFGSVAAYVITRRTRTWTNLTFYLVLIAIILPAQLGTVPLYIGARTVGLTGNALGMILLWIGILLPLSVFLYASFFRGLTTEYEEAAVIDGASPTQAFFRVVLPLMAPATGTVAILAGLIVWNDFFNSLIFLGGSTTQTLPVAMYTYVGGLVSAWNKIFAVVIISMVPILLFYMFAQKKFIQGFAGGLKG; from the coding sequence ATGTTCCGCTACACCAAGCTCACCGCCGTCCGCGAAGCCCTCATCTGGGTCATCACGCTGATCTGGCTGCTGCCGTTCTACTTCCTCGTCGCCACGGCCTTCAAGGGCGATCAGGAGGCGCTCACGACGAGCGCGGTCGCCCCGCCGCAGTCGCTCGACTTCAGCGCCTTCGTCGAGGTGCTGACGACGGGCGGGCGCAACAGCATCCCGCTCAGCATCCTGAACAGCGTCATCATCACCGCCGGCGCCATCGCCGGGCTCGTGCTCTTCGGATCGGTCGCCGCCTACGTCATCACGCGCCGCACGCGCACGTGGACGAACCTCACGTTCTATCTCGTGCTGATCGCGATCATCCTGCCCGCTCAGCTGGGCACCGTGCCGCTGTACATCGGGGCGCGCACGGTCGGACTCACGGGCAACGCGCTCGGCATGATCCTGCTGTGGATCGGCATCCTGCTGCCCCTGTCGGTCTTCCTCTACGCGAGCTTCTTCCGGGGTCTCACCACCGAGTACGAGGAGGCCGCGGTCATCGACGGCGCCTCGCCCACGCAGGCCTTCTTCCGGGTGGTGCTCCCCCTCATGGCACCGGCCACCGGCACCGTCGCGATCCTTGCGGGCCTCATCGTCTGGAACGACTTCTTCAACTCGCTGATCTTCCTCGGCGGATCGACCACGCAGACCCTGCCGGTCGCGATGTACACCTACGTCGGCGGTCTCGTCTCCGCGTGGAACAAGATCTTCGCCGTCGTGATCATCTCGATGGTCCCGATCCTGCTGTTCTACATGTTCGCCCAGAAGAAGTTCATCCAGGGCTTCGCGGGGGGACTCAAGGGCTGA
- a CDS encoding TIM barrel protein — protein sequence MYQLAPNIELLFTEAGDYHDRVRAAAAAGFDAVEMWGPTGVDAPAQPKDLPALKAALEETGTQLTAQLSEPRTQFMIPPWDHSEFYRKLDGGVAIAQDLGCPRIVVGSGTGFGGWKRQVQLDKLIEIYRKAIAQIDGSGITLVLEPVNVRVDHPGSLLDRTSEAVYIARGVDSPFFGVLYDIYHSAVEGEDMAAELANAGDLVTYVQLADAPGRGEPGTGSLDWAERLGILRAAGYDGPIGLEYYPTTQSEASVALIREVAVNA from the coding sequence ATGTACCAGCTCGCACCCAACATCGAACTGCTCTTCACCGAGGCCGGCGACTACCACGACCGTGTCCGCGCCGCCGCGGCGGCCGGCTTCGACGCGGTCGAGATGTGGGGACCCACGGGAGTGGATGCCCCGGCTCAGCCGAAGGACCTCCCGGCCCTCAAGGCGGCTCTCGAGGAGACCGGCACGCAGCTGACGGCCCAGCTCTCGGAGCCGCGGACGCAGTTCATGATCCCGCCGTGGGACCACTCCGAGTTCTACCGCAAGCTCGACGGGGGCGTCGCCATCGCTCAGGACCTCGGCTGCCCCCGGATCGTCGTCGGCAGCGGCACGGGCTTCGGCGGCTGGAAGCGACAGGTGCAGCTCGACAAGCTCATCGAGATCTACCGGAAGGCGATCGCGCAGATCGACGGCTCGGGGATCACGCTCGTGCTCGAGCCCGTCAACGTTCGCGTCGACCACCCCGGCTCGCTCCTGGACCGCACGAGCGAGGCCGTCTACATCGCCCGCGGCGTCGACTCGCCGTTCTTCGGCGTGCTCTACGACATCTACCACTCGGCCGTCGAGGGTGAGGACATGGCGGCGGAGCTGGCGAACGCGGGGGACCTCGTCACGTACGTGCAGCTGGCCGATGCTCCGGGTCGCGGCGAGCCGGGGACGGGCTCCCTCGACTGGGCCGAGCGCCTCGGCATCCTCCGCGCGGCGGGCTACGACGGTCCCATCGGGCTCGAGTACTACCCGACGACGCAGTCCGAGGCATCCGTCGCGCTCATCCGGGAAGTGGCGGTGAACGCATGA
- a CDS encoding GMC oxidoreductase yields the protein MSGYPDEVDVAIVGSGPTGAAYARILSEEAPGTTIAMFEVGPTISDPPGAHVKNIADPEARARAQAASEGPGERGAKVANPGAAKAGVRAARPGTFLLEDGYRFPGEDGLPVVAMSSNVGGMSAHWTGACPRPGGSERIDFLPDLDELLSEGDRLLGVTTNAFDAAPFGEIVRERLAKAVDEGRTAETKVQRMPLAAHRREDGRLVWSGSDVVLGEVTRDNPAFSLFDESLVTSVLLDEGRVAGVKVRDLRTGEEHEVRARFVVVAADALRTPQLLWASGIRPPALGRYLNDQAQVVFASRLRGVETLGADAPTTGLAEYSGVSWVPFTDDVPFHGQVMQLDASPIPLAEDDPVVPGSIVGLGLFCAKDLQADDRIDFDDAERDAYGMPAPRIHYALTDRDREVIERARAEIVRLGEAIGDPLDSRPFTLPLGSSLHYQGTTRMGPADDGTSVCGPDSEVWGAPGLFVAGNGVIPTATACNPTLTSVALAVRGARRIARDLETSRTPVSRSTAAVAYVEKRH from the coding sequence ATGAGCGGGTACCCCGACGAGGTCGACGTCGCCATCGTCGGCAGCGGCCCGACGGGTGCCGCGTATGCGCGCATCCTCAGCGAAGAGGCGCCCGGGACCACCATCGCGATGTTCGAAGTGGGCCCGACGATCTCCGACCCGCCGGGCGCGCACGTGAAGAACATCGCCGACCCCGAGGCGCGCGCGCGTGCGCAGGCCGCCTCGGAAGGACCGGGGGAGCGGGGCGCCAAGGTCGCCAACCCGGGGGCCGCGAAGGCCGGCGTGCGCGCTGCGCGTCCGGGCACGTTCCTCCTCGAGGACGGATATCGGTTCCCCGGCGAGGACGGGCTTCCCGTCGTCGCGATGTCGAGCAACGTCGGCGGCATGTCGGCACACTGGACCGGCGCGTGCCCGCGTCCCGGCGGCAGCGAGCGGATCGACTTCCTCCCCGATCTCGACGAGCTCCTCTCCGAGGGCGACCGCCTCCTCGGCGTGACGACGAACGCATTCGACGCGGCGCCGTTCGGCGAGATCGTCCGCGAGCGCCTCGCGAAGGCGGTCGACGAAGGGCGCACGGCAGAGACGAAGGTGCAGCGGATGCCGCTCGCCGCCCATCGCCGCGAGGACGGCCGCCTGGTGTGGTCGGGGTCGGACGTCGTGCTCGGTGAGGTCACACGCGACAACCCCGCGTTCTCGCTGTTCGACGAATCCCTCGTCACCTCGGTCCTGCTCGACGAGGGTCGCGTCGCAGGCGTGAAGGTGCGCGACCTGCGCACCGGTGAGGAGCACGAGGTCCGTGCGCGCTTCGTCGTCGTCGCCGCCGACGCGCTGCGCACTCCGCAGCTGCTGTGGGCCTCCGGCATCCGTCCGCCGGCTCTGGGCAGGTACCTCAACGACCAGGCGCAGGTCGTGTTCGCCTCCCGCCTGCGCGGGGTCGAGACCCTCGGCGCGGACGCTCCGACAACGGGCCTCGCCGAGTACAGCGGAGTCAGCTGGGTCCCGTTCACCGACGACGTGCCCTTCCACGGACAGGTGATGCAGCTGGATGCCTCGCCCATCCCGCTCGCCGAGGACGACCCCGTCGTCCCGGGGTCGATCGTCGGACTGGGCCTCTTCTGCGCGAAGGACCTGCAGGCCGACGACCGGATCGACTTCGACGACGCCGAGCGCGACGCCTACGGGATGCCGGCGCCCCGCATCCACTACGCGCTCACCGACCGCGACCGCGAGGTCATCGAGCGGGCGCGTGCCGAGATCGTGCGCCTGGGCGAGGCGATCGGCGACCCGCTCGACTCCCGTCCCTTCACGCTGCCCCTCGGATCGTCGCTGCACTACCAGGGGACGACGCGCATGGGCCCGGCAGACGACGGCACCAGCGTGTGCGGGCCCGACAGCGAGGTGTGGGGAGCTCCCGGGCTCTTCGTCGCCGGCAACGGCGTCATCCCGACGGCCACGGCGTGCAACCCGACGCTCACCTCCGTCGCGCTCGCCGTGCGCGGTGCGCGGCGGATCGCCCGCGATCTGGAGACGAGCCGTACTCCGGTCTCTCGCTCGACCGCCGCCGTTGCTTATGTCGAAAAAAGACATTAG
- a CDS encoding DUF6379 domain-containing protein: MIPDRIIEQGTLTTDGVRASVEVRLPWYRALPASCIAGATLAVDGVEAPAESLRWEMNGTTSTFAELVPNTEEWWFPTDSAVLSGDIPLAEDAAEHTVEVGLVLYIPYIVIGADEVLHIEEKDSKTMTARKAVAA; this comes from the coding sequence GTGATCCCCGATCGCATCATCGAGCAGGGAACGCTCACCACCGACGGCGTCCGAGCCTCGGTCGAAGTGCGCCTGCCCTGGTACCGTGCGCTTCCCGCGTCCTGCATCGCCGGCGCCACACTGGCCGTGGACGGCGTCGAGGCGCCCGCCGAGTCTCTGCGATGGGAGATGAACGGCACGACGTCCACCTTCGCGGAGCTCGTCCCGAACACCGAGGAGTGGTGGTTCCCCACCGACTCCGCCGTGCTGTCGGGCGACATCCCGCTCGCCGAAGACGCCGCCGAGCACACCGTCGAGGTGGGTCTCGTGCTCTACATCCCCTACATCGTGATCGGCGCCGACGAGGTGCTGCACATCGAGGAGAAGGACTCCAAGACCATGACCGCACGCAAGGCGGTGGCGGCATGA
- a CDS encoding sugar phosphate isomerase/epimerase yields MTALRQAQGPGSPIQGVTLYSFTRAFHGREYDLEGLIRKAAAEGFGPGLEIIGFSSFRGFPEIDDHYAGWFKDLIAETGLVTTSLAVNADIGIHRDRLLTQDELLEYMRRQIAAAAKLGFPIARVQISITPDSMEALAPIAEEYGVTLALEVHADQYASHPRILALRDRYEKVGSPFLGFTMDWGATVSGFAPSLLEAYRRRGASDELLAAVTGLWDEFYQQGPPADQADHGRRFGRFIGLAAEHGRPDLGIDMGINATGLFGPARVDDWLEIFPWITHVHGKFFGIDDQHEEPSVPVRDLVRLLVENGYNGAISSEYEGWHWNYWQSPFDIIRDEQAVQRSAAEAAGSQMTTDAAAARTQLAQWLPTTTGANA; encoded by the coding sequence ATGACCGCCCTCCGACAAGCTCAGGGACCGGGTAGCCCGATCCAGGGCGTCACGCTCTACAGCTTCACGCGCGCATTCCACGGGCGTGAGTACGACCTCGAGGGCCTCATCCGCAAGGCCGCCGCCGAGGGCTTCGGCCCCGGCCTCGAGATCATCGGCTTCTCGAGCTTCCGCGGCTTCCCCGAGATCGACGACCACTACGCCGGCTGGTTCAAGGACCTGATCGCCGAGACCGGGCTCGTCACCACCTCGCTCGCGGTGAACGCCGACATCGGCATCCACCGTGACCGCCTCCTGACGCAGGACGAGCTGCTCGAGTACATGCGCCGCCAGATCGCAGCCGCCGCCAAGCTCGGGTTCCCCATCGCCCGTGTGCAGATCTCGATCACGCCCGACTCGATGGAGGCGCTCGCGCCGATCGCCGAGGAGTACGGGGTCACGCTCGCGCTCGAGGTGCACGCCGACCAGTACGCGTCGCATCCGCGCATCCTGGCGCTCCGCGACCGCTACGAGAAGGTCGGCTCGCCCTTCCTCGGATTCACGATGGACTGGGGCGCGACCGTCTCGGGCTTCGCGCCCTCGCTCCTCGAGGCGTACCGCCGCCGGGGCGCGTCGGACGAGCTGCTCGCCGCCGTCACCGGTCTCTGGGACGAGTTCTACCAGCAGGGCCCGCCCGCCGACCAGGCCGACCACGGCCGGCGCTTCGGTCGCTTCATCGGCCTCGCCGCCGAGCACGGTCGCCCGGACCTCGGGATCGACATGGGCATCAACGCCACGGGCCTGTTCGGCCCGGCGCGGGTGGACGACTGGCTCGAGATCTTCCCGTGGATCACGCACGTCCACGGCAAGTTCTTCGGCATCGACGACCAGCACGAGGAGCCGTCGGTTCCGGTGCGCGATCTCGTCCGCCTGCTCGTCGAGAACGGCTACAACGGCGCGATCTCGAGCGAGTACGAGGGCTGGCACTGGAACTACTGGCAGTCGCCGTTCGACATCATCCGCGACGAGCAGGCCGTGCAGCGCTCGGCCGCCGAGGCGGCCGGCTCGCAGATGACGACGGATGCCGCGGCGGCGCGCACGCAGCTCGCACAGTGGCTGCCGACCACGACAGGAGCGAACGCATGA
- a CDS encoding sugar phosphate isomerase gives MTLRRAQDGASDGIAGTGIKLGTTLYSMTSEFAAGLYTPETLIAAVAEEGIGPGVEFNIAQLLRTYPDVDQAFVKLWFDALEKYGLEASAVGTNLDMGRRKDRDMTPDEEHDFLARQLETAHTLGFKRVVIRSHGKELLRGLLPLAEKYDQYLGYEIHAPSGPNNPQVLQMREMYDELQSERLGFTADFSSTMHSLSPTLLAQLGKMGMDEKHFAVMDEIWHEPTPMHVRNQTFEDYLVSEGVDPLTFGPFTRLAFNMHGLVPPEEWLDIMPQIFHVHAKFYDIGADGEEPAMDIPRIVRQFVVGGYQGYLSSEWEGHAFQDLGEADPIELVKKQHALMRRAIEDTVAEQSKETANV, from the coding sequence ATGACCCTTCGACGAGCTCAGGACGGCGCTTCGGACGGCATCGCCGGCACCGGCATCAAGCTCGGAACGACCCTCTACTCCATGACGAGCGAGTTCGCCGCGGGCCTCTACACGCCCGAGACCCTCATCGCCGCCGTCGCGGAAGAGGGCATCGGCCCGGGCGTCGAGTTCAACATCGCGCAGCTCCTGCGGACATACCCCGACGTCGACCAGGCGTTCGTGAAGCTCTGGTTCGACGCGCTCGAGAAGTACGGCCTCGAAGCGAGCGCGGTAGGCACCAACCTCGACATGGGGCGACGCAAGGACCGGGACATGACGCCCGACGAGGAGCACGACTTCCTCGCGCGCCAGCTCGAGACGGCCCACACCCTCGGGTTCAAGAGGGTCGTCATCCGCTCGCACGGCAAGGAGCTGCTGCGCGGTCTTCTGCCGCTCGCGGAGAAGTACGACCAGTACCTCGGCTATGAGATCCATGCGCCGTCGGGACCGAACAACCCGCAGGTGCTGCAGATGCGCGAGATGTACGACGAGCTCCAGTCCGAGCGCCTCGGCTTCACCGCCGACTTCTCGTCGACGATGCACAGCCTCTCCCCGACGCTGCTCGCGCAGCTCGGCAAGATGGGCATGGACGAGAAGCACTTCGCCGTCATGGACGAGATCTGGCACGAGCCGACGCCCATGCACGTGCGCAACCAGACCTTCGAGGACTACCTGGTGAGCGAGGGCGTCGACCCGCTGACGTTCGGGCCGTTCACGCGGCTCGCGTTCAACATGCACGGGCTCGTCCCGCCGGAGGAGTGGCTCGACATCATGCCGCAGATCTTCCACGTGCACGCGAAGTTCTACGACATCGGCGCCGACGGCGAAGAGCCGGCGATGGACATCCCGCGCATCGTCAGGCAGTTCGTCGTGGGGGGCTATCAGGGGTACCTCTCCAGCGAGTGGGAGGGTCACGCCTTCCAAGACCTCGGCGAGGCCGACCCGATCGAACTGGTGAAGAAGCAGCACGCGCTCATGCGCAGAGCCATCGAAGACACCGTTGCCGAGCAGTCGAAGGAGACCGCGAATGTCTGA
- a CDS encoding nuclear transport factor 2 family protein, with protein sequence MSDVSTSSTTGVTDRSVAELAAELADLREQVAAAQRLAQRAEDRGQVENLFNRYMYLHNAFEDEQIIPLWVREGTEGIRARYTNAGQYTTWKSVTDYHRGRPHPEGKLILHATTTPVIEVAADGKTAKGVWMMAGTESGLTDPKVAEAFPDMYSPQEVLGKKVWAHWVWCKYAIDFLKQDGEWKFWKFRCYELARAPFEENWVSFGLKNQGAFDLDLMYFGDDGKPVFMPPADEPVPSTNHPYSPETVQKLEPAPPVPHETFTDTYA encoded by the coding sequence ATGTCTGACGTCTCGACGAGCTCGACGACCGGGGTGACCGACCGCTCTGTCGCGGAGCTCGCCGCCGAGCTGGCCGACCTCCGCGAGCAGGTCGCGGCGGCGCAGCGCCTCGCGCAGCGCGCCGAGGACCGCGGTCAGGTCGAGAATCTGTTCAACCGCTACATGTACCTGCACAACGCCTTCGAGGACGAGCAGATCATCCCGCTGTGGGTCCGGGAGGGCACGGAGGGCATCCGGGCGCGCTACACGAACGCCGGTCAGTACACGACGTGGAAGAGCGTCACCGACTACCACCGCGGTCGCCCGCACCCCGAGGGCAAGCTCATCCTCCACGCGACGACGACGCCCGTCATCGAGGTCGCGGCCGACGGGAAGACCGCCAAGGGCGTGTGGATGATGGCCGGTACGGAGTCCGGCCTCACCGACCCGAAGGTCGCCGAGGCCTTCCCCGACATGTACTCGCCGCAGGAGGTCCTCGGCAAGAAGGTCTGGGCCCACTGGGTGTGGTGCAAGTACGCCATCGACTTCCTCAAGCAGGACGGTGAGTGGAAGTTCTGGAAGTTCCGCTGCTACGAGCTCGCCCGTGCTCCCTTCGAGGAGAACTGGGTCAGCTTCGGCCTGAAGAACCAGGGCGCCTTCGACCTCGACCTGATGTACTTCGGCGACGACGGCAAGCCCGTCTTCATGCCGCCGGCCGACGAGCCGGTCCCCTCGACCAACCACCCGTACAGCCCCGAGACGGTGCAGAAGCTCGAGCCGGCCCCGCCGGTGCCGCACGAGACCTTCACCGACACCTACGCCTGA